The Pongo abelii isolate AG06213 chromosome 20, NHGRI_mPonAbe1-v2.0_pri, whole genome shotgun sequence genome window below encodes:
- the MAN2B1 gene encoding lysosomal alpha-mannosidase precursor (The RefSeq protein has 1 substitution compared to this genomic sequence), with translation MGAYARASGVCARGCLDAAGPWTMSRALRPPLPPLCFFLLLLLAAPGARAGGYETCPTVQPNMLNVHLVPHTHDDVGWLKTVDQYFYGIKNDIQHAGVQYILDSVISALLADPTRRFIYVEIAFFSRWWHQQTNATQEVVRDLVRQGRLEFANGGWVMNDEAATHYGAIVDQMTLGLHFLEDTFGNDGRPRVAWHIDPFGHSREQASLFAQMGFDGFFFGRLDYQDKWVRMQKLEMEQVWRASASLKPPTADLFTGVLPNGYNPPRNLCWDVLCDDQPVVEDPHSPEYNAKELVDYFLNVATAQGRYYRTNHIVMTMGSDFQYENANMWFKNLDKLIRLVNAQQAKGSGVHVLYSTPACYLWELNKANLTWSVKHDDFFPYADGPHQFWTGYFSSRPALKRYERLSYNFLQVCNQLEALVGLAANVGPYGSGDSAPLNEAMAVLQHHDAISGTSRQHVANDYARQLAAGWGPCEVLLSNALARLRGFKDHFIFCRQLNISICPLTQTAARFQVIVYNPLGRKVNWMVRLPVSEGVFVVKDPNGRTVPSDVVIFPSSDSQAHPPELLFSASLPALGFSTYSVAQVPRWKPQAHAPQPIPRRSWSPALTIENEHIRATFDPDTGLLMEIMNMNQQLLLPVRQTFFWYNASIGDNESDQASGAYIFRPNQQKPLPVSRWAQIHLVKTPLVQEVHQNFSAWCSQVVRLYPGQRHLELEWSVGPIPVGDTWGKEVISRFDTPLETKGRFYTDSNGREILERRRDYRPTWKLNQTEPVAGNYYPVNTRIYITDGNMQLTVLTDRSQGGSSLRDGSLELMVHRRLLKDDGRGVSEPLMENGSGAWVRGRHLVLLDTAQAAAAGHRLLAEQEVLAPQVVLAPDGGAAYNLGAPPRTQFSGLRRDLPPSVHLLTLASWGPEMVLLRLEHQFAVGEDSGRNLSAPVTLNLRDLFSTFTITRLQETTLVANQLREAASRLKWTTNTGPTPHQTPYQLDPANITLEPMEIRTFLASVQWKEVDG, from the exons ATGGGCGCCTACGCGCGGGCTTCGGGGGTCTGCGCTCGCGGCTGCCTGGACGCAGCAGGCCCCTGGACCATGTCCCGCGCCCTGCGGCCACCGCTTCCGCCTCtctgctttttccttttgttgttgctgGCGGCTCCTGGTGCTCGGGCCGGGGGATACGAG ACATGCCCCACAGTGCAGCCGAACATGCTGAACGTGCACCTGGTGCCTCACACACATGATGACGTGGGCTGGCTCAAAACCGTGGACCAGTACTTTTATGGAA TCAAGAATGACATCCAGCACGCCGGTGTGCAGTACATCCTGGACTCGGTCATCTCTGCCTTGCTGGCAGATCCCACACGTCGCTTCATTTACGTGGAGATTGCCTTCTTCTCCCGTTGGTGGCACCAGCAGACAAATGCCACACAGGAAGTCGTGCGAGACCTTGTGCGCCAGG GGCGCCTGGAGTTCGCCAACGGTGGCTGGGTAATGAACGATGAGGCAGCCACCCACTACGGTGCCATCGTGGACCAGATGACACTCGGGCTGCACTTTCTGGAGGACACATTTGGCAATGACGGGCGACCCCGTGTGGCCTGGCACATTGACCCCTTCGGCCACTCTCGGGAGCAGGCCTCGCTGTTTGCGCAG ATGGGCTTTGATGGCTTCTTCTTTGGGCGCCTTGATTATCAAGATAAGTGGGTACGGATGCAGAAGCTGGAGATGGAGCAGGTGTGGCGGGCCAGCGCCAGCCTGAAGCCCCCGACTGCGGACCTCTTCACTG GTGTGCTTCCCAATGGTTACAACCCGCCAAGGAATCTGTGCTGGGATGTGCTGTGTGATGATCAGCCGGTGGTGGAGGACCCCCACAGCCCCGAGTACAACGCCAAGGAGCTGGTCGATTACTTCCTAAATGTGGCCACTGCCCAG GGCCGGTATTACCGCACCAACCACATTGTGATGACCATGGGCTCGGACTTCCAATATGAGAATGCCAACATGTGGTTCAAGAACCTTGACAAGCTCATCCGGCTGGTAAATGCGCAG CAGGCAAAAGGAAGCGGTGTCCATGTTCTCTACTCCACCCCCGCTTGTTACCTCTGGGAGCTGAACAAGGCCAACCTCACCTG GTCAGTGAAACATGACGACTTCTTCCCTTACGCGGATGGCCCCCACCAGTTCTGGACCGGTTACTTTTCCAGTCGGCCGGCCCTCAAACGCTACGAGCGCCTCAGCTACAACTTCCTGCAG GTGTGCAACCAGCTGGAGGCGCTGGTGGGCCTGGCGGCCAACGTGGGACCCTATGGCTCCGGAGACAGTGCACCCCTCA ATGAGGCGATGGCTGTGCTCCAGCATCACGACGCCATCAGCGGCACCTCCCGCCAGCACGTGGCCAACGACTACGCGCGCCAGCTTGCTGCAGGCTGGGGGCCTTGCGAG GTTCTTCTGAGCAACGCGCTGGCTCGGCTCAGAGGCTTCAAAGATCACTTCATCTTTTGCCGACAGCTAAACATCAGCATCTGCCCGCTCACCCAGACGGCGGCGCGC TTCCAGGTCATAGTTTATAATCCCCTGGGGCGGAAGGTGAATTGGATGGTACGGCTGCCGGTCAGCGAAGGCGTTTTCGTTGTGAAGGACCCCAATGGCAGGACAGTGCCCAGCGAT GTGGTGATATTTCCCAGCTCAGACAGCCAGGCGCACCCTCCGGAGCTGCTGTTCTCAGCCTCACTGCCTGCCCTGGGCTTCAGCACCTATTCAGTAGCCCAGGTGCCTCGCTGGAAGCCCCAGGCCCACGCACCACAGCCCATCCCCAGGAGATCCTGGTCCCCTGCTTTAACCATCGAAAATGag CACATCCGGGCAACGTTTGATCCTGACACAGGGCTGTTGATGGAGATTATGAACATGAATCAGCAACTCCTGCTGCCTGTTCGCCAGACCTTCTTCTG GTACAACGCCAGTATAGGTGACAACGAAAGTGACCAGGCCTCGGGTGCCTACATCTTCAGACCCAACCAACAGAAACCACTGCCTGTGAGCCGCTGGGCTCAGATCCACCTGGTGAAG ACGCCCTTGGTGCAGGAGGTGCACCAGAACTTCTCAGCCTGGTGTTCCCAGGTGGTTCGCCTGTACCCGGGACAGCGGCACCTGGAGCTAGAGTGGTCGGTGGGGCCGATACCTGTGGG CGACACCTGGGGGAAAGAGGTCATCAGCCGTTTTGACACACCGCTGGAGACAAAGGGACGCTTCTACACAGACAGCAACGGCCGGGAGATCctggagaggag gcaggaTTATCGACCCACCTGGAAACTGAACCAGACGGAGCCCGTGGCAGGAAACTACTATCCAGTCAACACCCGGATTTACATCACG GATGGAAACATGCAGCTGACTGTGCTGACTGACCGCTCCCAGGGGGGCAGCAGCCTCAGAGATGGCTCGCTGGAGCTCATG GTGCACCGAAGGCTGCTGAAGGACGATGGACGCGGAGTATCGGAGCCACTAATGGAGAACGGGTCGGGGGCGTGGGTGCGAGGGCGCCACCTGGTGCTGCTGGACACAGCCCAGGCTGCAGCCGCCGGGCACCGGCTCCTGGCGGAGCAGGAGGTCCTGGCCCCTCAGGTGGTGCTGGCCCCGGATGGCGGCGCCGCCTACAATCTCGGGGCTCCTCCGCGCACGCAG TTCTCAGGGCTGCGCAGGGACCTGCCGCCCTCGGTGCACCTGCTCACGCTGGCCAGCTGGGGCCCCGAGATGGTGCTGCTGCGCTTGGAGCACCAGTTTGCCGTGGGAGAGGATTCCGGACGTAACCTGAGCGCCCCTGTTACCTTGAACTTGAGG GACCTGTTctccaccttcaccatcacccGCCTGCAGGAGACCACGCTGGTGGCCAACCAGCTCCGCGAGGCAGCTTCCAGGCTCAAGTGGACAACAAACACAG GCCCCACACCCCACCAAACTCCCTACCAGCTGGACCCAGCCAACATCACGCTGGAACCCATGGAAATCCGCACTTTCCTGGCCTCAGTTCAATGGAAGGAGGTGGATGGTTAG
- the MAN2B1 gene encoding lysosomal alpha-mannosidase isoform X11: MGAYARASGVCARGCLDAAGPWTMSRALRPPLPPLCFFLLLLLAAPGARAGGYETCPTVQPNMLNVHLVPHTHDDVGWLKTVDQYFYGIKNDIQHAGVQYILDSVISALLADPTRRFIYVEIAFFSRWWHQQTNATQEVVRDLVRQGRLEFANGGWVMNDEAATHYGAIVDQMTLGLHFLEDTFGNDGRPRVAWHIDPFGHSREQASLFAQMGFDGFFFGRLDYQDKWVRMQKLEMEQVWRASASLKPPTADLFTGVLPNGYNPPRNLCWDVLCDDQPVVEDPHSPEYNAKELVDYFLNVATAQGRYYRTNHIVMTMGSDFQYENANMWFKNLDKLIRLVNAQQAKGSGVHVLYSTPACYLWELNKANLTWSVKHDDFFPYADGPHQFWTGYFSSRPALKRYERLSYNFLQVCNQLEALVGLAANVGPYGSGDSAPLNEAMAVLQHHDAISGTSRQHVANDYARQLAAGWGPCEVLLSNALARLRGFKDHFIFCRQLNISICPLTQTAARFQVIVYNPLGRKVNWMVRLPVSEGVFVVKDPNGRTVPSDVVIFPSSDSQAHPPELLFSASLPALGFSTYSVAQVPRWKPQAHAPQPIPRRSWSPALTIENETPLVQEVHQNFSAWCSQVVRLYPGQRHLELEWSVGPIPVGDTWGKEVISRFDTPLETKGRFYTDSNGREILERRQDYRPTWKLNQTEPVAGNYYPVNTRIYITDGNMQLTVLTDRSQGGSSLRDGSLELMVHRRLLKDDGRGVSEPLMENGSGAWVRGRHLVLLDTAQAAAAGHRLLAEQEVLAPQVVLAPDGGAAYNLGAPPRTQFSGLRRDLPPSVHLLTLASWGPEMVLLRLEHQFAVGEDSGRNLSAPVTLNLRDLFSTFTITRLQETTLVANQLREAASRLKWTTNTGPTPHQTPYQLDPANITLEPMEIRTFLASVQWKEVDG; this comes from the exons ATGGGCGCCTACGCGCGGGCTTCGGGGGTCTGCGCTCGCGGCTGCCTGGACGCAGCAGGCCCCTGGACCATGTCCCGCGCCCTGCGGCCACCGCTTCCGCCTCtctgctttttccttttgttgttgctgGCGGCTCCTGGTGCTCGGGCCGGGGGATACGAG ACATGCCCCACAGTGCAGCCGAACATGCTGAACGTGCACCTGGTGCCTCACACACATGATGACGTGGGCTGGCTCAAAACCGTGGACCAGTACTTTTATGGAA TCAAGAATGACATCCAGCACGCCGGTGTGCAGTACATCCTGGACTCGGTCATCTCTGCCTTGCTGGCAGATCCCACACGTCGCTTCATTTACGTGGAGATTGCCTTCTTCTCCCGTTGGTGGCACCAGCAGACAAATGCCACACAGGAAGTCGTGCGAGACCTTGTGCGCCAGG GGCGCCTGGAGTTCGCCAACGGTGGCTGGGTAATGAACGATGAGGCAGCCACCCACTACGGTGCCATCGTGGACCAGATGACACTCGGGCTGCACTTTCTGGAGGACACATTTGGCAATGACGGGCGACCCCGTGTGGCCTGGCACATTGACCCCTTCGGCCACTCTCGGGAGCAGGCCTCGCTGTTTGCGCAG ATGGGCTTTGATGGCTTCTTCTTTGGGCGCCTTGATTATCAAGATAAGTGGGTACGGATGCAGAAGCTGGAGATGGAGCAGGTGTGGCGGGCCAGCGCCAGCCTGAAGCCCCCGACTGCGGACCTCTTCACTG GTGTGCTTCCCAATGGTTACAACCCGCCAAGGAATCTGTGCTGGGATGTGCTGTGTGATGATCAGCCGGTGGTGGAGGACCCCCACAGCCCCGAGTACAACGCCAAGGAGCTGGTCGATTACTTCCTAAATGTGGCCACTGCCCAG GGCCGGTATTACCGCACCAACCACATTGTGATGACCATGGGCTCGGACTTCCAATATGAGAATGCCAACATGTGGTTCAAGAACCTTGACAAGCTCATCCGGCTGGTAAATGCGCAG CAGGCAAAAGGAAGCGGTGTCCATGTTCTCTACTCCACCCCCGCTTGTTACCTCTGGGAGCTGAACAAGGCCAACCTCACCTG GTCAGTGAAACATGACGACTTCTTCCCTTACGCGGATGGCCCCCACCAGTTCTGGACCGGTTACTTTTCCAGTCGGCCGGCCCTCAAACGCTACGAGCGCCTCAGCTACAACTTCCTGCAG GTGTGCAACCAGCTGGAGGCGCTGGTGGGCCTGGCGGCCAACGTGGGACCCTATGGCTCCGGAGACAGTGCACCCCTCA ATGAGGCGATGGCTGTGCTCCAGCATCACGACGCCATCAGCGGCACCTCCCGCCAGCACGTGGCCAACGACTACGCGCGCCAGCTTGCTGCAGGCTGGGGGCCTTGCGAG GTTCTTCTGAGCAACGCGCTGGCTCGGCTCAGAGGCTTCAAAGATCACTTCATCTTTTGCCGACAGCTAAACATCAGCATCTGCCCGCTCACCCAGACGGCGGCGCGC TTCCAGGTCATAGTTTATAATCCCCTGGGGCGGAAGGTGAATTGGATGGTACGGCTGCCGGTCAGCGAAGGCGTTTTCGTTGTGAAGGACCCCAATGGCAGGACAGTGCCCAGCGAT GTGGTGATATTTCCCAGCTCAGACAGCCAGGCGCACCCTCCGGAGCTGCTGTTCTCAGCCTCACTGCCTGCCCTGGGCTTCAGCACCTATTCAGTAGCCCAGGTGCCTCGCTGGAAGCCCCAGGCCCACGCACCACAGCCCATCCCCAGGAGATCCTGGTCCCCTGCTTTAACCATCGAAAATGag ACGCCCTTGGTGCAGGAGGTGCACCAGAACTTCTCAGCCTGGTGTTCCCAGGTGGTTCGCCTGTACCCGGGACAGCGGCACCTGGAGCTAGAGTGGTCGGTGGGGCCGATACCTGTGGG CGACACCTGGGGGAAAGAGGTCATCAGCCGTTTTGACACACCGCTGGAGACAAAGGGACGCTTCTACACAGACAGCAACGGCCGGGAGATCctggagaggag gcaggaTTATCGACCCACCTGGAAACTGAACCAGACGGAGCCCGTGGCAGGAAACTACTATCCAGTCAACACCCGGATTTACATCACG GATGGAAACATGCAGCTGACTGTGCTGACTGACCGCTCCCAGGGGGGCAGCAGCCTCAGAGATGGCTCGCTGGAGCTCATG GTGCACCGAAGGCTGCTGAAGGACGATGGACGCGGAGTATCGGAGCCACTAATGGAGAACGGGTCGGGGGCGTGGGTGCGAGGGCGCCACCTGGTGCTGCTGGACACAGCCCAGGCTGCAGCCGCCGGGCACCGGCTCCTGGCGGAGCAGGAGGTCCTGGCCCCTCAGGTGGTGCTGGCCCCGGATGGCGGCGCCGCCTACAATCTCGGGGCTCCTCCGCGCACGCAG TTCTCAGGGCTGCGCAGGGACCTGCCGCCCTCGGTGCACCTGCTCACGCTGGCCAGCTGGGGCCCCGAGATGGTGCTGCTGCGCTTGGAGCACCAGTTTGCCGTGGGAGAGGATTCCGGACGTAACCTGAGCGCCCCTGTTACCTTGAACTTGAGG GACCTGTTctccaccttcaccatcacccGCCTGCAGGAGACCACGCTGGTGGCCAACCAGCTCCGCGAGGCAGCTTCCAGGCTCAAGTGGACAACAAACACAG GCCCCACACCCCACCAAACTCCCTACCAGCTGGACCCAGCCAACATCACGCTGGAACCCATGGAAATCCGCACTTTCCTGGCCTCAGTTCAATGGAAGGAGGTGGATGGTTAG
- the MAN2B1 gene encoding lysosomal alpha-mannosidase isoform X8 codes for MGAYARASGVCARGCLDAAGPWTMSRALRPPLPPLCFFLLLLLAAPGARAGGYETCPTVQPNMLNVHLVPHTHDDVGWLKTVDQYFYGIKNDIQHAGVQYILDSVISALLADPTRRFIYVEIAFFSRWWHQQTNATQEVVRDLVRQGRLEFANGGWVMNDEAATHYGAIVDQMTLGLHFLEDTFGNDGRPRVAWHIDPFGHSREQASLFAQMGFDGFFFGRLDYQDKWVRMQKLEMEQVWRASASLKPPTADLFTGVLPNGYNPPRNLCWDVLCDDQPVVEDPHSPEYNAKELVDYFLNVATAQGRYYRTNHIVMTMGSDFQYENANMWFKNLDKLIRLVNAQQQAKGSGVHVLYSTPACYLWELNKANLTWSVKHDDFFPYADGPHQFWTGYFSSRPALKRYERLSYNFLQVCNQLEALVGLAANVGPYGSGDSAPLNEAMAVLQHHDAISGTSRQHVANDYARQLAAGWGPCEVLLSNALARLRGFKDHFIFCRQLNISICPLTQTAARFQVIVYNPLGRKVNWMVRLPVSEGVFVVKDPNGRTVPSDVVIFPSSDSQAHPPELLFSASLPALGFSTYSVAQVPRWKPQAHAPQPIPRRSWSPALTIENETPLVQEVHQNFSAWCSQVVRLYPGQRHLELEWSVGPIPVGDTWGKEVISRFDTPLETKGRFYTDSNGREILERRQDYRPTWKLNQTEPVAGNYYPVNTRIYITVALPHPAPPHLDGKDGNMQLTVLTDRSQGGSSLRDGSLELMVHRRLLKDDGRGVSEPLMENGSGAWVRGRHLVLLDTAQAAAAGHRLLAEQEVLAPQVVLAPDGGAAYNLGAPPRTQFSGLRRDLPPSVHLLTLASWGPEMVLLRLEHQFAVGEDSGRNLSAPVTLNLRDLFSTFTITRLQETTLVANQLREAASRLKWTTNTGPTPHQTPYQLDPANITLEPMEIRTFLASVQWKEVDG; via the exons ATGGGCGCCTACGCGCGGGCTTCGGGGGTCTGCGCTCGCGGCTGCCTGGACGCAGCAGGCCCCTGGACCATGTCCCGCGCCCTGCGGCCACCGCTTCCGCCTCtctgctttttccttttgttgttgctgGCGGCTCCTGGTGCTCGGGCCGGGGGATACGAG ACATGCCCCACAGTGCAGCCGAACATGCTGAACGTGCACCTGGTGCCTCACACACATGATGACGTGGGCTGGCTCAAAACCGTGGACCAGTACTTTTATGGAA TCAAGAATGACATCCAGCACGCCGGTGTGCAGTACATCCTGGACTCGGTCATCTCTGCCTTGCTGGCAGATCCCACACGTCGCTTCATTTACGTGGAGATTGCCTTCTTCTCCCGTTGGTGGCACCAGCAGACAAATGCCACACAGGAAGTCGTGCGAGACCTTGTGCGCCAGG GGCGCCTGGAGTTCGCCAACGGTGGCTGGGTAATGAACGATGAGGCAGCCACCCACTACGGTGCCATCGTGGACCAGATGACACTCGGGCTGCACTTTCTGGAGGACACATTTGGCAATGACGGGCGACCCCGTGTGGCCTGGCACATTGACCCCTTCGGCCACTCTCGGGAGCAGGCCTCGCTGTTTGCGCAG ATGGGCTTTGATGGCTTCTTCTTTGGGCGCCTTGATTATCAAGATAAGTGGGTACGGATGCAGAAGCTGGAGATGGAGCAGGTGTGGCGGGCCAGCGCCAGCCTGAAGCCCCCGACTGCGGACCTCTTCACTG GTGTGCTTCCCAATGGTTACAACCCGCCAAGGAATCTGTGCTGGGATGTGCTGTGTGATGATCAGCCGGTGGTGGAGGACCCCCACAGCCCCGAGTACAACGCCAAGGAGCTGGTCGATTACTTCCTAAATGTGGCCACTGCCCAG GGCCGGTATTACCGCACCAACCACATTGTGATGACCATGGGCTCGGACTTCCAATATGAGAATGCCAACATGTGGTTCAAGAACCTTGACAAGCTCATCCGGCTGGTAAATGCGCAG CAGCAGGCAAAAGGAAGCGGTGTCCATGTTCTCTACTCCACCCCCGCTTGTTACCTCTGGGAGCTGAACAAGGCCAACCTCACCTG GTCAGTGAAACATGACGACTTCTTCCCTTACGCGGATGGCCCCCACCAGTTCTGGACCGGTTACTTTTCCAGTCGGCCGGCCCTCAAACGCTACGAGCGCCTCAGCTACAACTTCCTGCAG GTGTGCAACCAGCTGGAGGCGCTGGTGGGCCTGGCGGCCAACGTGGGACCCTATGGCTCCGGAGACAGTGCACCCCTCA ATGAGGCGATGGCTGTGCTCCAGCATCACGACGCCATCAGCGGCACCTCCCGCCAGCACGTGGCCAACGACTACGCGCGCCAGCTTGCTGCAGGCTGGGGGCCTTGCGAG GTTCTTCTGAGCAACGCGCTGGCTCGGCTCAGAGGCTTCAAAGATCACTTCATCTTTTGCCGACAGCTAAACATCAGCATCTGCCCGCTCACCCAGACGGCGGCGCGC TTCCAGGTCATAGTTTATAATCCCCTGGGGCGGAAGGTGAATTGGATGGTACGGCTGCCGGTCAGCGAAGGCGTTTTCGTTGTGAAGGACCCCAATGGCAGGACAGTGCCCAGCGAT GTGGTGATATTTCCCAGCTCAGACAGCCAGGCGCACCCTCCGGAGCTGCTGTTCTCAGCCTCACTGCCTGCCCTGGGCTTCAGCACCTATTCAGTAGCCCAGGTGCCTCGCTGGAAGCCCCAGGCCCACGCACCACAGCCCATCCCCAGGAGATCCTGGTCCCCTGCTTTAACCATCGAAAATGag ACGCCCTTGGTGCAGGAGGTGCACCAGAACTTCTCAGCCTGGTGTTCCCAGGTGGTTCGCCTGTACCCGGGACAGCGGCACCTGGAGCTAGAGTGGTCGGTGGGGCCGATACCTGTGGG CGACACCTGGGGGAAAGAGGTCATCAGCCGTTTTGACACACCGCTGGAGACAAAGGGACGCTTCTACACAGACAGCAACGGCCGGGAGATCctggagaggag gcaggaTTATCGACCCACCTGGAAACTGAACCAGACGGAGCCCGTGGCAGGAAACTACTATCCAGTCAACACCCGGATTTACATCACGGTAGCTCTCCCCCACCCTGCACCTCCCCACCTCGATGGAAAG GATGGAAACATGCAGCTGACTGTGCTGACTGACCGCTCCCAGGGGGGCAGCAGCCTCAGAGATGGCTCGCTGGAGCTCATG GTGCACCGAAGGCTGCTGAAGGACGATGGACGCGGAGTATCGGAGCCACTAATGGAGAACGGGTCGGGGGCGTGGGTGCGAGGGCGCCACCTGGTGCTGCTGGACACAGCCCAGGCTGCAGCCGCCGGGCACCGGCTCCTGGCGGAGCAGGAGGTCCTGGCCCCTCAGGTGGTGCTGGCCCCGGATGGCGGCGCCGCCTACAATCTCGGGGCTCCTCCGCGCACGCAG TTCTCAGGGCTGCGCAGGGACCTGCCGCCCTCGGTGCACCTGCTCACGCTGGCCAGCTGGGGCCCCGAGATGGTGCTGCTGCGCTTGGAGCACCAGTTTGCCGTGGGAGAGGATTCCGGACGTAACCTGAGCGCCCCTGTTACCTTGAACTTGAGG GACCTGTTctccaccttcaccatcacccGCCTGCAGGAGACCACGCTGGTGGCCAACCAGCTCCGCGAGGCAGCTTCCAGGCTCAAGTGGACAACAAACACAG GCCCCACACCCCACCAAACTCCCTACCAGCTGGACCCAGCCAACATCACGCTGGAACCCATGGAAATCCGCACTTTCCTGGCCTCAGTTCAATGGAAGGAGGTGGATGGTTAG